A single region of the Pseudomonas granadensis genome encodes:
- the choW gene encoding choline ABC transporter permease subunit — translation MLIDQKIPLGQYIAGFVEWLTQHGANTFDAIAVTLETMIHGVTFALTWFNPLVLIGLIAIIAHLIQRKWGLTAFVVASFLLILNLGYWQETMETLAQVLFATLVCVLIGVPLGIVAAHKPMFYTMMRPVLDLMQTVPTFVYLIPTLTLFGLGVVPGLISTVVFAIAAPIRLTYLGIRDVPQELMDAGKAFGCSRRQLLSRIELPHAMPSIAAGITQCIMLSLSMVVIAALVGADGLGKPVVNALNTADIALGFEAGLAIVLLAIMLDRICKQPDAKVGGDA, via the coding sequence ATGCTGATTGATCAGAAAATACCTTTAGGCCAGTACATCGCGGGCTTCGTCGAATGGTTGACGCAACACGGCGCCAACACCTTCGACGCAATCGCCGTGACCCTGGAAACGATGATCCACGGCGTGACGTTTGCGCTGACCTGGTTCAACCCACTGGTCTTGATTGGCTTGATCGCAATCATCGCCCATCTGATTCAACGCAAGTGGGGCCTGACCGCGTTCGTGGTCGCCTCGTTTCTGCTGATCCTCAATCTGGGGTACTGGCAGGAAACCATGGAAACCCTCGCCCAGGTGCTGTTCGCCACCCTCGTCTGCGTATTGATCGGCGTGCCGCTGGGTATCGTCGCTGCGCACAAACCGATGTTCTACACCATGATGCGGCCGGTGCTCGATCTGATGCAGACCGTACCGACCTTCGTTTACCTCATTCCTACCCTGACCCTCTTCGGGCTGGGTGTGGTACCGGGCCTGATCTCGACGGTGGTCTTCGCCATCGCCGCGCCGATCCGCCTGACCTACCTGGGCATCCGTGATGTCCCGCAAGAACTGATGGACGCCGGCAAGGCCTTCGGCTGCTCGCGTCGCCAGCTACTCTCACGGATCGAACTGCCCCACGCCATGCCGAGCATCGCCGCCGGCATCACCCAGTGCATCATGCTGTCGCTGTCGATGGTGGTGATCGCGGCACTGGTCGGCGCCGACGGACTCGGCAAACCGGTGGTCAACGCACTGAACACTGCTGATATTGCGCTGGGCTTCGAAGCAGGCCTGGCGATCGTACTGCTGGCGATCATGCTCGACCGTATCTGCAAACAACCCGACGCCAAAGTAGGGGGTGACGCATGA
- a CDS encoding L-serine ammonia-lyase, with protein sequence MAISVFDLFKIGIGPSSSHTVGPMRAAALFVEALRDKHQLEQVRRIEVQLFGSLSATGIGHGSDNAVIMGLMGEWPDAIDPAQIGPRIQALRETHTLLLDGRLAVPFVWARDMRLIDENLPFHPNAMTLVAEGDHGELHRDTYYSVGGGFVVDEAQASSGVVDLDRTELPYDFSSAVELLELCKKHNLRVAELMMANEKVWRSEEEIRAGLMKLWRAMQDCVEQGLKHEGILPGGLNVRRRAAKLHRSLQELNKPNVIGSTLSAMEWVNLFALAVNEENAAGGRMVTAPTNGAAGIIPAVLHYFMKFSEAVTDANVVDYFLGAAAVGILCKKNASISGAEVGCQGEVGSACAMAAAGLAEILGATPEQLCNAAEIGLEHNLGLTCDPVGGLVQVPCIERNAIAAVKAINAAQMALRGDGQHFISLDRVIRTMRDTGADMHDKYKETSRGGLAVSAVEC encoded by the coding sequence ATGGCTATCAGCGTTTTCGACCTGTTCAAAATCGGCATCGGCCCTTCCAGTTCGCACACCGTCGGGCCGATGCGCGCCGCGGCATTGTTCGTCGAGGCGTTGCGCGACAAGCATCAACTGGAGCAGGTGCGGCGCATCGAGGTGCAACTGTTCGGTTCGCTGTCGGCCACCGGCATCGGCCACGGCAGCGACAACGCGGTAATCATGGGCCTGATGGGCGAATGGCCGGACGCCATTGACCCGGCGCAGATCGGCCCGCGCATTCAGGCGCTGCGTGAAACCCATACGCTTCTATTGGATGGCCGCCTGGCGGTGCCGTTTGTCTGGGCGCGCGACATGCGCCTGATCGATGAAAACCTGCCGTTCCATCCCAATGCCATGACCCTCGTTGCCGAGGGCGATCACGGTGAATTGCATCGCGACACCTACTATTCGGTGGGTGGCGGTTTTGTCGTTGATGAGGCACAGGCCAGCAGCGGTGTGGTCGATCTGGACCGTACCGAGTTGCCCTACGACTTCTCCAGCGCGGTCGAGCTGCTGGAACTGTGCAAGAAGCACAACCTGCGGGTTGCCGAACTGATGATGGCCAACGAAAAGGTCTGGCGCAGTGAAGAAGAAATCCGCGCCGGGCTGATGAAGCTGTGGCGGGCGATGCAGGATTGCGTCGAGCAGGGTTTGAAGCACGAAGGCATTCTGCCCGGCGGCTTGAATGTGCGGCGGCGCGCGGCGAAGTTGCACCGCAGTCTGCAGGAGCTGAACAAACCCAATGTCATCGGTTCTACGCTGAGCGCGATGGAATGGGTCAACCTGTTCGCGTTGGCGGTCAACGAAGAGAATGCCGCCGGTGGGCGCATGGTCACGGCGCCGACCAACGGCGCGGCGGGAATCATCCCGGCGGTGTTGCACTACTTTATGAAGTTCAGCGAGGCGGTGACCGACGCCAATGTTGTCGACTACTTCCTCGGTGCGGCAGCGGTGGGCATCTTGTGCAAAAAGAATGCTTCGATCTCTGGTGCGGAAGTTGGGTGCCAGGGTGAAGTCGGTTCGGCCTGCGCGATGGCCGCGGCGGGGCTGGCGGAGATTCTCGGGGCGACGCCTGAGCAGCTATGCAATGCGGCGGAGATTGGCCTGGAACATAACCTGGGCCTGACCTGCGATCCGGTCGGTGGTCTGGTTCAGGTGCCGTGCATCGAGCGCAATGCGATTGCTGCGGTGAAAGCGATCAACGCGGCGCAGATGGCCTTGCGTGGCGACGGTCAGCACTTTATCTCGCTGGATCGGGTGATCCGCACCATGCGCGACACTGGTGCGGATATGCATGACAAATATAAGGAGACTTCGCGCGGTGGGTTGGCGGTCAGTGCGGTTGAATGCTGA
- the choV gene encoding choline ABC transporter ATP-binding protein — MSIIRFEDVDVIFAKDPREALKLLDQGMTRNEILKKTGQIVGVEKATLDINKGEICVLMGLSGSGKSSLLRCINGLNTVSRGKLFVEHENRQIDIASCTPAELKMMRTKRIAMVFQKFALMPWLTVRENISFGLEMQGRPEKERKKLVDEKLELVGLTQWRNKKPDELSGGMQQRVGLARALAMDADILLMDEPFSALDPLIRQGLQDELLELQRKLSKTIVFVSHDLDEALKLGSRIAIMKDGRIIQYSVPEEIVLNPADDYVRTFVAHTNPLNVLCGRSLMRTLDKCKRINGSVCLDPGGDSWLDLAEGNTIKGARQNGSVLNLQNWAPGQAVEGLERKPTLVDSNIGMRDALQIRYQTGNKLVLHDDNHVVGILGDSELYHALLGKNLG, encoded by the coding sequence ATGAGCATTATTCGCTTCGAAGACGTCGATGTAATCTTCGCCAAGGACCCGCGCGAGGCACTCAAGCTGCTCGACCAGGGCATGACCCGCAACGAGATTCTGAAGAAAACCGGGCAAATCGTCGGCGTAGAAAAAGCCACGCTGGACATCAACAAGGGCGAAATCTGCGTGCTGATGGGCCTGTCGGGCTCGGGCAAGTCGAGCCTGCTGCGCTGCATCAACGGCCTCAACACGGTGAGCCGCGGCAAGCTGTTCGTCGAGCATGAAAACCGTCAGATCGACATCGCCTCGTGCACCCCGGCCGAGCTGAAAATGATGCGCACCAAACGCATCGCCATGGTCTTTCAGAAGTTCGCCCTGATGCCATGGCTGACGGTGCGCGAAAACATCAGCTTCGGTCTGGAAATGCAGGGTCGACCGGAGAAGGAACGCAAGAAACTGGTCGATGAAAAACTCGAACTGGTGGGCCTGACCCAATGGCGCAACAAGAAGCCCGACGAACTTTCCGGCGGCATGCAGCAGCGCGTTGGCCTTGCCCGCGCGCTGGCGATGGACGCCGACATTCTGCTGATGGACGAACCGTTCTCGGCCCTCGACCCGCTGATCCGCCAGGGCCTGCAGGACGAGTTGCTGGAACTGCAACGCAAGCTGAGCAAGACCATCGTGTTCGTCAGCCACGACCTCGACGAGGCACTCAAACTGGGTAGCCGTATCGCGATCATGAAAGACGGGCGAATCATTCAGTACAGCGTGCCGGAAGAAATCGTTCTTAACCCGGCGGACGACTATGTGCGCACCTTCGTCGCCCACACCAACCCGCTCAACGTGCTCTGCGGCCGCAGCCTGATGCGTACGCTGGACAAGTGCAAACGCATCAACGGCTCGGTGTGCCTCGACCCGGGCGGCGATTCGTGGCTGGACCTGGCCGAAGGCAACACCATCAAGGGCGCGCGGCAGAACGGTTCAGTGCTGAACCTGCAGAACTGGGCACCAGGGCAAGCGGTGGAAGGTCTCGAGCGCAAGCCAACGCTGGTGGACTCCAACATCGGCATGCGCGACGCGCTGCAGATTCGTTATCAGACCGGCAACAAGCTGGTGCTGCACGATGACAATCATGTGGTGGGGATTCTGGGCGACAGCGAGTTGTATCACGCGTTGTTGGGCAAGAATCTGGGGTAA
- a CDS encoding choline ABC transporter substrate-binding protein encodes MKGSPSLLLAALLSLPLLAQAAEPAQCSLVNFSDVGWTDITATTATTSVVLNALGYKTKTTMISVPVTYKSLADGKNMDVFLGNWMPTMENDIKPYRDAGTVDTVRTNLKGAKYTLAVPQALYDKGLHDFADIAKFKKELDGKIYGIEPGNDGNRLIQSMIDKDAFGLKTAGFKMVESSEAGMLSQVDRAQKRDTAVVFLGWAPHPMNKRFKIQYLTGGDDFFGPDFGAATVATNTRKGYAEECSNVGQLLKNLEFTVDMESELMGNILDDKMKPDAAAKAWLKKNPQVLDTWLAGVTTIDGKPGLEAVKAKLAP; translated from the coding sequence ATGAAAGGTTCCCCGTCGTTGTTGTTGGCCGCCCTGCTGAGTCTGCCGCTACTGGCGCAAGCCGCAGAACCGGCACAGTGCAGCCTCGTTAACTTCTCCGATGTCGGCTGGACCGACATCACCGCGACCACCGCCACCACCTCCGTTGTCCTCAACGCCCTCGGCTACAAGACCAAAACCACCATGATCTCCGTACCCGTGACCTACAAGTCGCTGGCCGACGGCAAGAACATGGACGTGTTCCTCGGCAACTGGATGCCGACCATGGAAAACGACATCAAGCCGTATCGCGATGCCGGCACCGTGGACACCGTGCGCACCAACCTCAAGGGCGCCAAGTACACCCTCGCCGTGCCGCAAGCCCTGTATGACAAAGGCCTGCACGATTTCGCCGACATTGCCAAATTCAAGAAAGAGCTCGACGGCAAGATCTACGGCATCGAGCCTGGCAACGACGGCAACCGGCTGATCCAGAGCATGATCGACAAGGACGCCTTCGGCCTGAAGACCGCCGGTTTCAAAATGGTCGAATCATCGGAAGCCGGCATGCTCTCGCAGGTCGACCGTGCGCAGAAGCGCGACACGGCGGTGGTGTTCCTCGGCTGGGCGCCGCATCCGATGAACAAGCGCTTCAAGATTCAATACCTGACCGGCGGCGACGACTTCTTCGGCCCCGACTTTGGTGCCGCCACCGTGGCCACCAACACCCGCAAGGGTTACGCCGAAGAATGCAGCAACGTCGGTCAGTTGCTGAAGAACCTGGAGTTCACCGTCGACATGGAAAGTGAACTGATGGGCAACATCCTCGACGACAAAATGAAGCCTGACGCGGCCGCCAAGGCCTGGCTGAAAAAGAACCCTCAGGTGCTCGATACCTGGCTCGCTGGCGTGACCACCATTGACGGAAAACCAGGCCTGGAGGCCGTGAAAGCCAAGCTCGCGCCTTGA